One part of the Solanum dulcamara chromosome 8, daSolDulc1.2, whole genome shotgun sequence genome encodes these proteins:
- the LOC129900295 gene encoding AT-rich interactive domain-containing protein 1-like gives MTKAKELLDPALTYEKKTEWCDFIYEDREKLVIPVGPRFQADVPDWPNYQNKGTPVIAADIALRASIPSKKEMVCKYKEEESDTSKWLGTPVWPTDDNLENKEVNEELIGKGRNKHCTCESPESVECVKRHVKEEITKLKSELETAFNIWKFDEMGEEVSKLWNTMEQKTFSSLAEMSLSKGKSFLKPALTSLPSKNRQSIINYYFNVHIPQRIRSSCKTINTDDEEEEEEVTTPKRSRKRNRAKNSASSSSKSMKTKYLSGRR, from the coding sequence ATGACGAAAGCAAAAGAACTACTGGATCCGGCCTTGACCTATGAGAAGAAAACAGAATGGTGTGATTTCATCTATGAAGATCGCGAGAAATTGGTAATCCCAGTAGGACCAAGGTTTCAGGCTGATGTTCCAGATTGGCCCAACTATCAGAATAAGGGAACTCCAGTTATAGCAGCAGATATTGCATTAAGAGCTTCTATTCCATCAAAGAAGGAAATGGTATGCAAGTATAAAGAGGAGGAATCTGATACTTCAAAATGGCTTGGTACACCGGTGTGGCCAACAGATGACAATCTAGAAAACAAGGAAGTTAACGAGGAGTTGATTGGGAAAGGGAGAAACAAACATTGTACTTGTGAGTCCCCTGAATCTGTTGAATGTGTTAAAAGACATGTTAAAGAAGAAATCACGAAGTTGAAGTCTGAACTGGAGACAGCCTTTAATATCTGGAAGTTTGATGAGATGGGAGAAGAAGTTTCCAAGTTGTGGAACACTATGGAACAAAAAACGTTCAGCTCCCTCGCTGAGATGAGTCTGTCTAAAGGTAAAAGCTTCTTGAAACCAGCATTAACATCTCTTCCTTCCAAGAACAGGCAAAGCATCATCAACTATTACTTCAATGTTCACATTCCTCAGCGTATCAGATCAAGTTGTAAAACAATTAACACAGATGatgaagaggaggaagaggaggtcACTACTCCCAAACGTTCTCGTAAAAGGAATCGAGCAAAAAATAGTGCCTCTTCTAGTTCTAAATCTATGAAGACAAAGTACCTAAGTGGTCGACGATGA